The Desulfuromonas versatilis genome has a segment encoding these proteins:
- a CDS encoding sigma-54 interaction domain-containing protein: protein MARIDARVKTELPVKLTTPQRTSSQNKSMVIKELSLSGALVQGLGEAARVLRFSSRLPEQGEVQFCAQVIRQINGAVAVKFYHPDRSTLGNLWEHIRNRLNTGTECPYCGKEKGGVRTRCQACGIALDLEKSDYLDRHLKNTFIQRLQSRLDHLDPINIEKLLNLVDRELLKYHGEPREEEFVGTTAVMLEVFTMIRKVAVTDMNVLILGESGTGKELTARAIHERSDRRDKPFVALNCAAIPEGLIEAELFGYEKGSFTGAYATRKGKFELADGGTIFLDEIGELPPGLQVKLLRFLEDHIVERIGAKGGKKVDVRILAATNCDLKSMAGNGGFRNDLFFRLNAFTITLPPLRERGDDKLVLANYFLKKIALDEGSPVKGFSPEAKTAIMAHPWHGNVREMINKIRRGIVMASQELISPQDMELEPAEVAAEPSGLKKQVFKTQREVVLRTLRENNFVIARAARQLGISRPSLYSLMKKHQIENETARQ from the coding sequence ATGGCAAGAATCGATGCCAGGGTGAAAACCGAATTGCCGGTCAAATTGACCACCCCCCAACGAACTTCCAGTCAAAACAAATCAATGGTCATCAAAGAATTGAGTCTCAGCGGGGCCCTGGTCCAGGGGTTGGGGGAGGCTGCCCGGGTCCTGCGGTTCTCCTCGCGGTTGCCCGAGCAGGGCGAGGTGCAGTTCTGTGCGCAGGTCATTCGCCAGATCAACGGGGCCGTGGCGGTCAAATTCTATCACCCTGATCGCTCTACTCTGGGCAATCTCTGGGAACATATCCGCAACCGCCTGAATACCGGAACCGAGTGCCCCTATTGCGGCAAGGAGAAGGGGGGCGTCCGCACCCGTTGCCAGGCGTGCGGTATAGCCCTGGATCTGGAAAAAAGCGACTACCTCGATCGCCACCTGAAAAACACCTTTATCCAGCGCCTGCAGAGCCGCCTTGACCACCTCGATCCGATAAATATTGAAAAACTGCTTAATCTCGTGGACCGGGAGCTGCTCAAGTACCATGGGGAACCCCGGGAGGAAGAGTTTGTCGGCACCACGGCGGTAATGCTCGAAGTATTCACCATGATCCGCAAGGTCGCGGTGACCGACATGAACGTTCTGATCCTCGGCGAAAGCGGTACCGGCAAGGAATTGACGGCGCGGGCCATTCACGAACGCAGCGACCGCCGCGACAAGCCCTTTGTAGCGCTCAATTGTGCCGCCATCCCCGAAGGGCTGATCGAAGCCGAGCTGTTCGGATATGAAAAAGGCTCGTTCACAGGCGCTTATGCGACCCGCAAGGGAAAGTTCGAACTGGCCGACGGTGGGACCATATTCCTCGACGAAATCGGCGAGCTGCCCCCGGGGCTGCAGGTCAAATTGCTGCGTTTCCTCGAAGACCATATCGTGGAGCGGATCGGTGCCAAGGGGGGGAAAAAGGTCGATGTCCGCATCCTGGCAGCAACCAACTGCGACCTGAAGAGCATGGCCGGCAACGGTGGCTTTCGCAATGACCTCTTTTTCCGCCTAAACGCATTCACCATCACCTTGCCCCCCTTGAGGGAGCGTGGAGACGACAAACTGGTCCTGGCCAACTATTTCCTCAAGAAGATCGCCCTGGACGAGGGCAGTCCGGTCAAGGGGTTTTCCCCCGAGGCCAAGACCGCCATCATGGCCCATCCCTGGCATGGCAACGTGCGGGAAATGATCAACAAAATCCGCCGCGGCATAGTGATGGCGTCCCAGGAGTTGATCTCGCCACAGGATATGGAGTTGGAACCCGCCGAGGTAGCCGCGGAGCCAAGCGGCCTGAAAAAGCAGGTGTTCAAGACCCAGCGGGAAGTGGTCCTGCGCACCCTTCGGGAAAACAACTTCGTTATCGCCAGGGCAGCCAGGCAGCTCGGCATCAGCCGCCCAAGCCTCTACTCGCTGATGAAGAAACATCAGATCGAAAACGAGACCGCCAGGCAATGA
- a CDS encoding efflux RND transporter permease subunit, with the protein MLEKIIEWSIRNKFMVTLLTVFVIVAGIYSLSKTPVDAIPDLSDVQVIIFTEYPGQAPQVVEDQVTYPLTTQMLAVPYAKVVRGYSFFGFSFVYIIFEDGTDLYWARSRVLEYLNYAAGKLPKGVTPSLGPDATGVGWIYEYVLESDKHDLQQLRSIQDWFLRYELTAVDGVAEVASIGGYVKQYQVAVDPARLLAYHITIPQIRRAIQASNNDVGGRLVEMAETEFMVRGLGYIRSVDDLEKVVVGTDSRGTPILLRDLAEVKIGPELRRGLAELDGKGEAVGGIIVMRFGENALQTIENVKAKLESLKAGLPEGVTIRTVYDRSGLIERAVDTLKEKLLEESIVVALVTALFLFHLPSAFVAIFTLPVAILIAFVIMHAQGINANIMSLGGIAIAIGAMIDAAIIMIENAHKHLERDQGKKPHWEIILASAKEVGPTLFYSLLVITVSFVPVFTLQEQSGRMFKPLAFTKTYAMGASALLAVTIVPILMGWFIRGKIKPEHANPVNRFLIWVYHPVVDFVLKWRKMTLLVALLLILSIWYPLSKMGSEFMPPLYEGDLLYMPTTMPGISVTKARELLQQTDRIIASFPEVHHTFGKIGRAETATDPAPLSMIETTIMLKPEDEWRKVPAPRFYSNWPEALELVKKPLRWVWPEEKPISVEKLTEELNNAIAFPGLTNAWTMPIKTRIDMLSTGIKTPVGIKIMGPDLQTLSDLGEQVEALVRTLPGTLSAFSERVVGGNYLDFTIDRGEAARYGLTVGEVQDIIQAAIGGMNVTQTVEGLERYPVNIRYLRDYRNDLPALNRVLVPLKDGKHVPISQLATIEIKKGPPGIKSENARRTAWVYVDLRGIDVGTYVKNAQQAVGEQIQLPPGYSIVWSGQFEYMESAKKRFMVIIPLTVLIIFVIIYMSTKSVIKTGIVFLAVPFSLVGAFWFLYLLDYNTSVAVWVGVIALAGLDAETGVVMLLYLDLAHKLWGDQGRMLTRGDLKQAIHHGAVKRIRPKIMTIAVIIAGLLPIMWSHGAGADVMKRIAAPMVGGVVTSGIMELMVYPVIFFLWRGHKLDKSLVPTAEGDIEEH; encoded by the coding sequence ATGCTTGAAAAAATCATCGAATGGTCCATCCGCAACAAGTTCATGGTGACCCTGCTCACGGTCTTCGTCATCGTGGCGGGCATTTACTCCCTGAGCAAGACACCGGTGGACGCCATCCCCGATCTCTCGGACGTGCAGGTGATCATCTTCACCGAATACCCCGGGCAGGCCCCGCAGGTGGTGGAGGACCAGGTCACCTATCCGCTGACCACGCAGATGCTGGCTGTCCCCTACGCCAAGGTGGTGCGCGGCTACTCCTTTTTCGGCTTCTCTTTCGTCTACATCATCTTCGAGGACGGCACTGACCTCTACTGGGCCCGCTCGCGGGTGCTCGAGTACCTGAACTACGCCGCGGGCAAGCTGCCCAAGGGGGTCACCCCGAGCCTCGGGCCCGACGCTACCGGGGTCGGCTGGATTTACGAGTACGTGCTCGAAAGCGACAAGCACGACCTGCAGCAGCTGCGCTCGATCCAGGACTGGTTCCTGCGCTACGAGCTGACCGCGGTGGACGGGGTCGCCGAGGTCGCCTCCATCGGCGGCTACGTCAAACAGTACCAGGTGGCCGTCGACCCGGCCCGGCTGCTCGCCTACCACATCACCATCCCGCAGATCCGCCGCGCCATCCAGGCCAGCAACAACGACGTCGGCGGGCGCCTGGTGGAGATGGCCGAGACCGAATTCATGGTGAGGGGGCTAGGGTATATCCGCTCGGTGGACGACTTGGAAAAGGTCGTGGTCGGCACCGACAGCCGCGGCACGCCGATCCTGCTGCGCGACCTGGCCGAGGTCAAGATCGGCCCCGAGCTGCGCCGGGGCCTCGCCGAGCTGGACGGCAAGGGCGAAGCAGTGGGCGGCATTATCGTCATGCGCTTCGGCGAGAACGCCCTGCAGACCATCGAGAACGTCAAGGCCAAGCTCGAAAGCCTCAAGGCCGGGCTGCCCGAGGGGGTGACCATCCGCACCGTCTACGACCGCTCCGGGCTCATCGAACGGGCGGTGGACACCCTCAAGGAGAAACTGCTCGAGGAGAGCATCGTCGTCGCCCTGGTCACCGCGCTGTTCCTGTTCCACCTGCCCAGCGCCTTCGTGGCGATCTTCACCCTGCCGGTGGCGATCCTGATCGCCTTCGTCATCATGCACGCCCAGGGGATCAACGCCAACATCATGAGCCTCGGCGGCATCGCCATCGCCATCGGCGCCATGATCGACGCGGCGATCATCATGATCGAGAACGCCCACAAGCACCTGGAGCGCGACCAGGGCAAAAAGCCGCACTGGGAGATCATCCTCGCCTCGGCCAAGGAGGTCGGCCCGACCCTGTTCTACTCGCTGCTGGTGATCACCGTCTCCTTCGTGCCGGTCTTCACCCTGCAGGAGCAGTCGGGTCGGATGTTCAAGCCGCTGGCCTTCACCAAGACCTACGCCATGGGCGCCTCGGCGCTGCTGGCGGTGACCATCGTGCCGATTCTCATGGGCTGGTTCATCCGCGGCAAGATCAAGCCCGAGCACGCCAACCCGGTCAACCGCTTCCTGATCTGGGTCTACCATCCGGTGGTCGATTTCGTGCTCAAGTGGCGCAAGATGACCCTGCTGGTGGCGCTGCTGCTGATTCTCTCGATCTGGTATCCCCTCAGCAAGATGGGCAGCGAGTTCATGCCGCCGCTCTACGAGGGCGACCTGCTCTACATGCCGACCACCATGCCGGGCATCTCGGTGACCAAGGCCCGCGAACTGCTGCAGCAGACCGACCGGATCATCGCCAGTTTCCCCGAGGTGCACCACACCTTCGGCAAGATCGGCCGTGCCGAAACCGCCACCGACCCCGCGCCCCTCTCGATGATCGAGACCACCATCATGCTCAAGCCCGAGGATGAGTGGCGCAAGGTGCCGGCGCCGCGCTTCTACTCGAACTGGCCCGAAGCCCTGGAGCTCGTCAAGAAGCCGCTGCGCTGGGTCTGGCCGGAAGAGAAGCCGATCTCGGTGGAGAAGCTCACCGAGGAGCTGAACAACGCCATCGCCTTCCCGGGGCTGACCAACGCCTGGACCATGCCGATCAAAACCCGCATCGACATGCTCTCCACCGGCATCAAGACCCCCGTCGGCATCAAGATCATGGGGCCCGATCTGCAGACCCTCTCGGATCTCGGCGAGCAGGTCGAGGCCCTGGTGCGCACCCTGCCGGGGACGCTGAGCGCCTTCTCCGAGCGGGTGGTCGGCGGCAACTACCTCGACTTCACCATCGACCGGGGAGAAGCTGCCCGCTACGGGCTGACCGTCGGCGAGGTGCAGGACATCATCCAGGCGGCCATCGGCGGCATGAACGTCACCCAGACCGTCGAGGGCCTCGAGCGCTACCCGGTCAACATCCGCTACCTGCGCGACTACCGCAACGACCTGCCGGCCCTCAACCGGGTGCTGGTGCCGCTCAAGGACGGCAAGCACGTGCCGATCTCGCAGCTGGCGACCATCGAGATCAAGAAAGGCCCGCCGGGCATCAAGAGCGAAAACGCCCGGCGCACCGCCTGGGTTTACGTCGACCTGCGCGGCATCGACGTCGGCACCTACGTGAAAAACGCCCAGCAGGCCGTCGGCGAGCAGATCCAGCTGCCGCCGGGCTACAGCATCGTCTGGAGCGGCCAGTTCGAGTACATGGAGTCGGCCAAGAAGCGCTTCATGGTCATCATTCCGCTCACCGTGCTGATCATCTTCGTCATCATCTACATGAGCACCAAATCGGTGATCAAGACCGGCATCGTGTTCCTGGCCGTACCCTTCTCCTTGGTGGGGGCCTTCTGGTTCCTCTACCTGCTCGACTACAACACCTCGGTGGCGGTCTGGGTCGGGGTCATCGCCCTGGCCGGGCTCGACGCCGAAACCGGGGTGGTGATGCTGCTCTACCTGGATCTTGCCCACAAACTCTGGGGCGACCAGGGGCGCATGCTGACCCGCGGCGACCTCAAGCAGGCGATCCACCACGGGGCGGTCAAGCGCATCCGGCCCAAGATCATGACCATCGCCGTGATCATCGCCGGCCTGCTGCCGATCATGTGGAGCCACGGCGCCGGGGCCGACGTCATGAAGCGCATCGCCGCGCCGATGGTCGGCGGGGTGGTGACCTCGGGGATCATGGAGCTGATGGTCTACCCGGTCATCTTCTTCCTCTGGCGCGGGCATAAGCTCGACAAATCTCTGGTGCCCACCGCGGAAGGAGATATCGAGGAACACTGA
- a CDS encoding efflux RND transporter periplasmic adaptor subunit, whose protein sequence is MTRRAKILTTSLMTLGLVFSGGLYYGWQSLIRGDLGHFHGPAEAGAEKVKYTCGMHPMIIVDEPGLCPICNMDLTPLKTGTAGAGAKPTGERKIKYWVAPMDPTYIRDEPGKSPMGMDLVPVYEDEAPGGAVISIDPVTSQNMGVRTALVERGDLSRVIRTVGLVGYEEPKQYSVNSKIAGWIEKLYVAQTGQHVKKGQPLLEIYSPELVSAQEEYLLALSNSASLQDSPFPEIAGGATRLLEASRQRLKLWDISERQIRELERTHKAQKTLTLYAPYKGIVTMKMVTEGMYAKPGVDLMQISDISQVWVYADIYEYELPWIKQGQGAEIELPFGPRRTIEGRISTIYPYVEAKTRTVKARIDLDNPDFELRPDMYVNVKIQAETVRDVLTIPVEAVLNSGSKQTVFVALGDGKFEPRQVKTGLQNQDGRIEIRQGLLAGEKVVTSAQFMLDSESKLREAIQKMLEPKKDEHAGHDMAAPAEDLDDLFGEEPEEKQEDLEDLFK, encoded by the coding sequence ATGACCAGACGAGCAAAAATCCTCACTACTTCCCTGATGACGCTGGGATTGGTTTTCAGCGGCGGCCTCTATTACGGATGGCAGAGCCTGATTCGCGGCGACCTGGGCCACTTTCACGGTCCGGCCGAGGCGGGGGCCGAAAAGGTCAAGTACACCTGCGGCATGCACCCGATGATCATCGTCGACGAGCCGGGTCTGTGTCCCATCTGCAACATGGACCTCACCCCCTTGAAAACCGGCACCGCCGGGGCCGGGGCCAAGCCGACCGGCGAGCGCAAGATCAAGTACTGGGTCGCCCCCATGGACCCGACCTATATCCGCGACGAGCCGGGCAAATCCCCCATGGGGATGGACCTGGTACCGGTTTACGAGGACGAGGCTCCCGGCGGCGCGGTGATCAGCATCGACCCGGTCACCTCGCAGAACATGGGGGTGCGCACTGCCCTGGTTGAGCGCGGCGACCTGAGCCGGGTGATCCGCACCGTGGGCCTGGTCGGTTACGAGGAGCCGAAGCAGTATTCGGTCAACAGCAAGATCGCCGGCTGGATCGAGAAGCTCTACGTTGCCCAGACCGGCCAGCATGTCAAGAAAGGCCAGCCGCTGCTCGAGATCTACAGCCCCGAGCTGGTCTCGGCCCAGGAGGAATACCTGTTGGCCCTGAGCAACAGCGCTTCGCTCCAGGACAGCCCGTTTCCCGAAATCGCCGGAGGGGCCACGCGCCTGCTCGAAGCATCGCGCCAGCGCCTCAAGCTCTGGGATATCTCGGAGCGGCAGATCCGCGAGTTGGAGAGGACCCATAAGGCACAGAAAACCCTGACCCTCTACGCCCCCTACAAGGGGATCGTCACCATGAAAATGGTTACCGAGGGGATGTACGCCAAGCCTGGGGTGGACCTGATGCAGATCTCGGACATCTCCCAGGTATGGGTCTATGCCGACATCTACGAATACGAGCTCCCCTGGATCAAACAAGGGCAGGGCGCCGAGATCGAACTCCCCTTCGGCCCCCGTCGCACCATCGAGGGGCGCATCTCCACCATCTATCCCTACGTCGAAGCGAAGACCCGCACCGTCAAGGCTCGCATCGACCTCGACAACCCCGACTTCGAGCTTCGCCCCGACATGTACGTCAACGTGAAAATTCAGGCAGAAACCGTGCGCGACGTGCTGACCATTCCTGTCGAGGCCGTTCTCAACTCGGGGAGCAAACAGACCGTTTTCGTCGCCCTGGGCGACGGCAAATTCGAACCGCGCCAGGTCAAGACCGGCCTGCAGAACCAGGACGGGCGCATCGAGATCCGCCAGGGCCTGCTCGCCGGCGAAAAGGTGGTGACCTCCGCCCAGTTCATGCTCGACTCGGAGAGCAAACTGCGCGAAGCGATCCAGAAAATGCTCGAGCCGAAAAAGGACGAACACGCCGGCCACGACATGGCCGCCCCCGCCGAGGACCTCGACGACCTCTTCGGCGAAGAACCAGAGGAAAAACAGGAAGATCTAGAAGATTTGTTCAAGTAA